Part of the Henckelia pumila isolate YLH828 chromosome 2, ASM3356847v2, whole genome shotgun sequence genome is shown below.
ATAATAGTCAATGGTCCCTTAAAGTTTGTTTTTATCTTGTGTTTCGATCTTATAAATATTGtgatgatgtcgaaattttacctcgggttcggtctggtagaatggatcctccaattccTTTATAGagtaggtcgggtcgggtatcaatgaaatctgcacaagcaacagctaggtcaaggggcgccgaaagtgttttcggcgtgacccctccgatgcctaagtcagtgtcttgaaggcagagggtatgattaatgcgaaaactgagagatatgagtgcgtgaatgtaaaagtaAGAGTGAGCGTTGATAAATAATGAATAGTGAATAATGAATACTGAATAGTGcaaccataacaatacctgtatttataggaaaagaaTAATAAGTTACCTAGTAGAATTATAACATGTCTTAGACTAgaactcttcatccattggtccctttgtaagcttatctctatcttgtgaatatttgaaaagatccgggcttatctcatatatatattagaGTCCTACCTGAACTCGAAAAAGATGCATGCGGCCTATTAGGCCCAGCCCAAGTCGGCCCATAAAATACCAGCCCTGGTCATATCTGGTAGacccattataaacgggctcaggttgaaatattttctcggggtaACAATAGTACCTCCTGAACTGGTCTAAAATAAGAATGAGTTTAGACCAAGATTGTAGACCGGACCCCGAGCTCAAATAAAGAGTTGTAGATAACAATTGATTAGAACCGAGCTCGAATAAAGAGCAATAGACGACAACCTGATGAAACCAAGCTCAAATAAAGAACAATAAACGATAATTGATGTTGACGAGCGGATCGGGCTTTTAGGATAACCACGAGTTGCGTGGGATTACATGATGCCGAGCTTGGTCGGGCTTTGGAGAATACCACTGACGTAGATTTATGACGCCACTAATGTGGACTTTTTGATGCCACTAATGTGGGCTTTGATGCCACTAACGTGGGctttttgagaccactgatgtggatttttgatgccactgacgtgggctttgagtgccggacctgcccgggctttgagaccactgttgtggatttttgatgccactgacgtgggctttgatgCCACTAACGTGGGctttttgagaccactgatgtggatttttgatgccactgacgtgggctttgagtgccagacctgcctgggctttgagaccattgttgtggatttttgatgccactgacgtgggctttgagtgccggacctgcccgggctttgagaccactgttgtggatttttgatgccactgacgtgggctttgagtgccggacctgcccgggctttgagaccactgttgtgaatttttgatgccactgacgtgggctttgagtgccggacctgcccgggctttgagaccactgttgtggattttttatgccactgacgtgggctttgagtgccggacctgcccgggctttgagaccactgttgtggatttttgatgccactgacgtgggctttgagtgccggacctgcccgggctttgagaccactgttgtggatttttgatgccactgacgtgggctttgagtgccagacctgcctgggctttgtaaAGTGTTGAACCATAAATTGGGCCTTattgctagattgcatgcccgatatgatataattgggcattactgcgagattgcatgcccgatgtgatataatcgggccttactgcgagattgcatgcccgatgtgatataatcgggccttactgcgagattgcatgcccgatgtgaTAATCGGGTCTTATAGCGAGATGGCATGCCCGAtctgatataattgggccttatagCGAGATGgcatgcccgatgtgatataattgggccttatagCGAGATGgcatgcccgatgtgatataattgggccttactgcgagattgcatgcccgattacataaaataacccaaataaaaaTGCAAGGGAAGAGAAGTCCAACAAATTTGATCACAAGAAAACAAACATGTAATTTTGATAGAAGAAGATGCCTcagaatattattaataatgataataaataaaaatttaataatttaattcgaacataaatattattgaaataCTTATCTCATTCATGCGTTGTCGATGACATGACTTTGGATTGTAAGATAAAATCTTATATTCTTTGATCAAAGAACCGACTTGATTTAGCAACGAAAATTGATCCCCACCGTCTAAAATCAGTATCAAGATGTTCAACTTTGAACTCGATtcgacggttcaattaattcttATGATTTTTACAAGATTTTGATAGAACACATAGAATTTGTGCGAGGGAGCGGCATCTGTGCGACGGTCCAGATCTGATTCTAAAAGCCACCAATCataatcttcaccgttcaaatCTTAGAAAACATATTACtgaatatgtatataaaatttgaacTTGATCCGATGGATAAAATAATTCTTGTGATTTTTTCAAGATTCTGATATGCAAGCCCCGCGAAGAACACATAGAAGCTGTGCGAGAGAGTGGAATATTTTCGGCGGTCCAGATCTGATTCTAAAAGCCATCAATcacaatctccaccgttcagatctTAGAAAACATATTCGtgaatatgtatataaaatttgaactcgatccgacggttcaattaattcaTGTGATTTTTGCAAGATGCTGATATGCAAGCCCCACGAAGAACACATAGAAGCTGTGCAAGAGAGCGGAATCTGTTCGGCAGTCCAGATCTGATTCTAAAGGCCACCAATAACGATCTCACCATTCAGATCTTagacaacatattcatgaatatgtatataaaatttgaacTTGATCCGATGGTTCAATTAATTCCTGTGATTTTTGCAAGATTCTGATATGCAAACCCCGCGAAGAACACATAGAAGCTGTGCGAGAGAGCGGAATCTGTTCGGCGGTCCAGATCTGATTCTAAAGGCCACCAATcacaatctccaccgttcagattttAGACAACATATTTGttaatatgtatataaaatttgaacTCAATCCAACGGTTCAATTAATTTCTGTGATTTCTTCAATATTGTGATATGCAAGCCCCACGAAGAACACATAGAAGCTGTGTGAGAGAGCAGAATCTGTTCGGCCGTCCAGATCTGATTCTAAAGGCAACCAAtcacgatctccaccgttcagatactagaaaatatattaataaatatgtctgcaaaatttgaacccgatccgacggttcaattaattcttATGATTTTTGCTAGTTTCTGATGCGCAAGCCATGCGAAAAACACATAGAAGCTATGCGAGCGAGCAACGTATGTTCGGCGGTCCAGATCTGATTTTACAAGACACCAAtcacgatctccaccgttcagatcttagaaaacatattaataaatatgtctGCAAAATTTGATCCCGATCCGACGGTTCAGttaattcttatgattttcgCAAGTTTGTGATGTGCAAGCCATGCGAGAATCCGAAATTTGTTTCTTCTCTTGTACTCATCATCTTAACCTTTTGttttcaaattcccacagacggcgccaattgatgatgtcaaaattttacctcgggttcggtctggtagaatggatcctccaattccTTTATAGagtaggtcgggtcgggtatcaatgaaatctgcacaagcaacagctaggtcaaggggcgccgaaagtgttttcggcgtgacccctccgatgcctaagtcagtgtcttgaaggcagagggtatgattaatgcgaaaactgagagatatgagtgcgtgaatgtaaaagtaAGAGTGAGCGTTGATAAATAATGAATAGTGAATAATGAATACTGAATAGTGcaaccataacaatacctgtatttataggaaaagaaTAATAAGTTACCTAGTAGAATTATAACATGTCTTAGACTAgaactcttcatccattggtccctttgtaagcttatctctatcttgtgaatatttgaaaagatccgggcttatctcatatatatattagaGTCCTACCTGAACTCGAAAAAGATACATGCGGCCTATTAGGCCCAGCCCAAGTCGGCCCATAAAATACCAGCCCTGGTCATATCTGGTAGacccattataaacgggctcaggttgaaatattttctcggggtaACATATTGAATTTATGGTTTTCATCTTATAAGTTAGTTGTATTTTCgttaattttagaaattttttttagagaGTACTCATTGCATACGTCTACCACGTCAGCATAAGGGCGTAGCTAGGATATATAAGTAGATGGGGTTAAACATTAAAAATTTAAGAACAGGTCTCTTGTGAGACAGATCTAACTTATCTGTACCTACaatgaataatatttttagtataaaaaGTAGAATTTCTTATCATTCAGTCAGATTAAATATATGTCTTATAAAATTGACTCATTATAAGAATTTATGtacttttataaattttatgttaGAATTCTTATAATATGAAGAAGATAAATTTTTTAACTCATTAAACTTTTATTTGAAAGAACTAttcttaaattttaatatatcaaGATGCAAATTAATATAATGTATAGCTAgtaatgaaaattttaaataaatacacggaAGATTAAGTCAAAAAATAAGAagtatataataatttatttaattaaataatttagctacacaattttttattttaataatatttctcttaattttattatttaatatttgtatgtttaatATATTGAggatatttatataaatatgtgtACTTATAATCAGAACAACACCAATTATAGAACCATATTGGGTAAATATATAAAAGTAAgataactatatatataataagtcCAATAAACTACACTAAAGAAATGTCGGGTTATTTAAAACTCATAGTTAACCATGtatattaattaaatccaaTGAATAAAAATCCTAAAATATCCATAATTATATACACATAATCTCCAAATTCTTCCCTAATATGCCCGGACGGACACATCAGCATTTTTCGATGTCACATTTGACATTTTCCGATATCAACTTTTCGAAAGAAAAAACCAAAAGTTAAATATAACTATAACTTTCATGATCGAATTAAACTCAAAATTCGTGAAGTTTTATACaccaaaacacaaaataatCCAACTTAATTAAGTAATTATTTTAACTATTTTTCATTCCTAAAAAGATTCTTTTACCTaatatactttttttttaaaaaaaaagagccatatattatatatgttaacGTCTAATTAAGTTATATTTTCCCCTTCTAATATTATATGTAGTGTTCTCTATTAGTTTTCTTTGATGGTTTAATAGTGGTGGTCAATCGAATTTGAGTCGTGAAATGCATTAGATGATGAGCTGGGAAGTGGGAACTTGTCATTCCATTAATCCAAGTATGATAATACGAGACGGGAAGGAGTCGGTGATTTTTCCTCATTCTCATCCTTATCCCTATCTCCGCAGGGCTTAACATCCCTTATTACTTCCTCGTCTTCATACCCAAAAAAATATAGATAtacttatacatatatatataaatatatcaatCACTTTCatcacaaaatatatatttttcagtaaattttttttaattgtaataacattaatttttaaaattaatcaaaatattttaattaagaaatattattatccataaaaaaaatttctctttcGGAAGtgaatcaaaattttattttaaaataaagtacTATACGTCaaaattagtaaaaaaaaaacattctaaattttttttcaaaataaataataaatatcagAAATTAATTCTAATAGCTTATTTATAtccaagtaaaaataaataaagttcaaataatatttttatgttaaaaaattatattattataagtaGATGTATCAAGCATAATGTATACAAATAATACAAATTAACCGAtgcatacaaatttttttaatatttagtatgattaaaatattataattccaataaaaaaattttaatcatcaaattttcaagaaaaggAGCGCATGATCCCATTCCTGTCTTCTTCGAGGATTTTTTaaaatcccggaatttaaattcTAACTCTTATCCGACAAAACCTTCCTATATAACTGATCTGGTTTCGAGTTCACCCGGCAAGGAAAGTTGTTATTCCAATCGCAACCCACAATTTGTTCTTAGGGTGGGATGTGCCTTACTTAATTACCAGTtttaatttaaatcatattaaacCAAAGATATGCAGAATACCTAAACAATGTTTTGAACTTAGGATAAATAGATGATTATTTAATAATCACTCAAACAAAATATAGTCTAGCTTTATGGTTACACTGATTTCAgccaaaaacaaataaaacgaAATGCCATGATACAAATTAATTAAGGACAATGGAATCAAAAACAAGAAACTAGCCAGCTAGAAAAATATATCAGCAACACGCATGCATGCCTCAGCCGGTGCCCCCAAGCACAGCCTTGAGTTTCTTCACCTGTGCATCATCAAGAAACGTCACCTTCTCCAAAATATCAGACGGCAACGAATTCCCAAACAGAGCAAAATCAGTGATCTGCAGGCCCGGTGCTTCGCTGCTAAAGCTTGCAAAAGCCACAGCGGTATTCCCACCTCCATTGATCTGAAAGTGCAGCAACCCTTGTGGGATAACCATGCTATCTCCCTTCTGAAGCTTAGCCACATACACTTGGTTTGCCGTGGAGATAAATCCACTCACCACGATTCCTTTGGTCACCAGCACAAGCTCTGCTGCACCAGGATGAGTATGCATGGGGATCACGCCTGCCGGGTCCAAGTCGAGGCGGAGCAAGGAGACTCCTTGACCATTAAGGCCGGGGAACTGAGCTGTAAATGCGGGTGAGACGGAGGCTTTGATGAGGGCTATTTTCGGACCAGGCTTCCTTAAACCAGTGAAAACGAAGTCAGATACTGTTGCATTAGCAGATGGTTTGCAAGTGTAACCTGACGGGGTTTCGGGGCCGCTCAAATCTGCTATGCAGAAGTCCTGCACCAAAGCATTAATGATTTGAGTCAGGGTAAAGACAGTGAAACAAAGAAAGATTAGTCTAAGCATTTTTTGGGTGTGATTGTTTAGCACTCGGAATTGGTTTATATAGAGTTTGGAGCATTCTTGATCATGTGTGGCTTTGACATCCGCAGGAAATTGGAAGGTAAAAGGTGAGCCACAAATTGGTTCAGTGGATGGATGGAAGAATAATGGCCATAGGCCCTTTTGAGTTTTAAGAAAGAAAAAAGACAGGAAAACCCTTTTTTTCatccataaatattaattatgcaCCACGCAGTTAGGTCTATAGCTTGTCTCCGTCGTCATTATAAGGTCCACGACTTTGCTCCATCAAACATGAAAATTTATTaacatttatttataaatagaGAAGATGCATATAtgcaatataattaaatttcccACCTTTTGAATCATACTCACATATCATCATTATAAAGTGAATGTACAATTTGAATTCATGAGTACTATATTTATGATTAATTTGGTATTGGCCCAACCGTTGTTTCCTAGAAAACATACATTTGTGTTGATCTTAGCTTCAAACACTTTGTGGAAAGGACAAATCTGTTTTAAGAACATTGTACTTTGTTTACATATATAGTTCTCTcttttttcattattttgtttctaaaaatttattttgctcGTTTATATTTCAGTTGCTGGTTGGATACTGTTCAACTTTACATTAAGCAAATTTAATTTGCTTGTTGGTCTTTAGTTTAATTTGCCTATATACAAGCTTTGTGAAGAGAGTGATTTTCATCAATTAAAGGAGAAACTTGAATAATATGTTATTGATTTACTTTGGTTTATTTTGATACTCGGAAAATTTTGTATAAAGTGGGATCATGTTATAATATTGTTTGTTTTATAAACTACCACATTTATTTCatgtattttgtatttttttcataaGCTGAGTTGAGGTGCTTCTAGGTAATCGCACAATTATTAtagaggaaaatattttgaatgttttatttaaaaaaacctgCTACAAGAAGTGGTCGAGTGTCAATTTTGCAAGAAGGATTTTTTATTTGGGCCATGTATATATGCGTACAAATTCGGACAGCGGTAGGTCGATTGATTGTACAAACAGACAACAGTTGAGGGGCCATGATGAAAATTATATTGTATTGGGGTCCCCTAATTAAAGGCAGCTGAGTTGAGGTGCTTCTAGGTAATCGCACAATTATTATAGAGGACtttgaatgttttttttaaCCTGCTACAAGAGGTGGTCGTGTGTCACCATATGATCAAGATCCAAAACTGGATATAGCAGAGTATTTGAAGATTGAATATGGCGACTGCACTAAGCATTGTGATTGCATCATGATCGAAAGATTATCTCGACTAGTCAAAGAAGGACGACTGAATTAAGTACTATAAGAAGCCTGAAACTTATAAAGAATATTCAAGAAAATCATCCTCAGTCACTGGACAGTTTCTAAACTATCAGAGTCCTTCAGATTTGAATTATTACCATTTatgaaaaataacaaaataaacactGTAGATGCCGCAATAGTGGTAGTGCACAAACTTTTACTATTTATCAGAATTTATCTCCAAGACTTACAACTCAAGGCAAcgggattttattttgaggaACGGATGCTTTTCTAAGTATTTATGACCGTTGCAGATCAATTCCTATAAAAAAGCCTTGAAGATCAGTTGAAGAAGTCTCTCCACCTATTGTACATTCAAGCTATCAAATTTTCAGTTgtaaattcaaaaatcacaagttCACATCAACTGAAATAATACACTTATTCAAGTTCATATTTGATCATTAAGGATCACTTTGTGCTAAGTTATTCGAGTTTTTTATTCATACTTGAAAAACCAGTCGAGGACTATATTATGTTGAGTGGTAGGAGTTTCAATCAAAAGAAGTGCCAAGTCCTTAAGTGAATTGAGGATGTAAAAAAAGTTGTATTACACAAATCTTCTAATGAATCCTTTCAAATGGAAGAAGGGGTGGCGTAGGAGtattcatctccgaacatctAGAAACATTTCTTGTGTCATTCTTATTTATGTTGAGTTTCTGCATTAGTGTTCAATCTATCAGTCGACTTCATTCCGCACATTATAATTGTTGGTTGATTGGCATAGCTAGACAGCAAACAAAGAAGCAAGTAGTTCAGTTGTGATCACGACTGAACTTAATTATCTGTAAAGTCGAAGAAAATTCAAAGTGGTGTATTCACCCCCACCTCCCTCTACACATACCAAACGATCATAACAATTGCACTTCTTGCAATCAATGGTAATCGAAGTCATGACCTTGATTCTGATACAAATTGGAGGATCAAGTGTTTGCCgttttaccaaaagctatagtTTGTGGTAAAGATGtaattcaaatcttttaaatcgcATAACAACCCATGTGTCATAGTTTGATTGCTCTAACCAGTAGAAACAATTATTGCATCCCAACACACTACTCGCGAGTGTAAGCTGTTTTGTCAATGTAGCAGTACCTACTCCAAAAAAGGTAAAAATATATAGGACAAAATATTATTGATTAATGCATTTTCATTAGAGATGCATTAAATAGTAGCGCGAATTGTTTTCTATGATGCATGCACCAGCAAAGCTTTTATGCTAGCTAGGTGGCAAACTACATATACTTCCAAAGACTGCTTTTTTCAGTAACCCCGAAAGCGAAGAGGGAGAGCTAATCAGCCATGCATATATATTTCATTGTGACCACCGCATGAATGGTTGCTTTTCACTCACTGGCTAGTGCTACCTCCTATTTGATAATACTAATTAGCAATTGTCTTTAAATGGAAATtggaataatttttatattattgcGTAAtacttgtttgtttattttttaaggAGAAACCAGACAAGACGAGAGGTTAGACGGACTTTTATTTGTCCATTATTTAGAGGAGACAAGAATTAGCCCTTTCAGAATGCATcgatattgattatttttattatagtaaaaaataagataaatcattttttttaaaaaaaagataaatcTGAATTATCAGATGTTACTAGAGTACAAATATGTAAAAAAATTTGGGATTACACATTAAATGATTCCCTATAGATTCGGATCATTCCCGATTCAATCTATTAATTTATTTAGGGTAAATTGATTTTTTGTTCCTATATGTTTGTGTCTTTTCGATTTCGattctttatatttttatatttcagtttttgTCCCCTATGtctatctttgttttttttttttgaaaattttagtctttttttccgATGTGACGCTGACGTGACAAAAATATGACGCTGATGTGAAGCTGACGTGTGTACTGTCACATCAACATTTTCGACGAAagaagactaaaattgccaaaaatcgaaacatacaaaataaaaattgaaatctaaaactataaaggaccaaaatcacaaagtaaCAAAATTATCGgaccaaaattgcaatttttccaTTTATTTATGTGCCGATTTAGtacttaaatttttaaaattggtcCGAGATATTCTTTGATGTTAATTTGACCGTCAATGTCAGcaaaaataattatgtgattttatTCAAAGCCTGTCCTCACCGTCCTTGAAGAAATTTTGTCCCTAATAATATCACTGTTAGTGTTGGATTTAATGGCAAAATTTAGCAAAACTAATTCAGTATGCGACTTTATTCCAAGTGTGGTTTCACAGTGGTTAAGGAAAATTTTCCCCTGTTATGTTGCTGCTTGATTTAATGGCGAATTCTTTGCAGGATACTCGAAAACAAAATAGAATTTGTGAAAATGAAATGTACATATAAATTCCCCAAAACAAGAGCACAAAGTTGGTTtttgaagaaaattaaaaataacttgtaaGTTATATAGCATTTGTTTTTAAAGCTTTAGTCCTACctctatttatatttttatattccattctatatttatctatatatatatttaaaattttagatagtCTTATCACTCTctataaaaaataacaaaaatcattaatttaaaaataacaaaaaaattgtcatgtttatataaatatttcaatTGCATAAGAATAACAGTGGTAtttatctatactatatatcttactatattattaaagtaaAGACCCTATAATTaacaaactttcaattaattggtgaagtttgatttgaaattaccattatctcttaacttaattttcaataaaaccaaatatattgggcaaaatagtcattttatacAGTTTCCTCTTTTCTAGCCATTAAAAGCCACTTTGTgccctttgatattattttatttacaaatatgacactcactttataagatatataaatttttttgtgaatatttgtttaggaaaacgttaaatttttattattttttaattttacaatttattatttattgttttattattttttaattttacaatttattatttattgtctttttttaaaaacacgAAATGTACGAGCACGCAACTCGTGCAGCGGAATACTAGTATATTATAATAGTTCAACCCCTTAGACTAACCGATTTTTGTGTGTCAAAATCACACAAAAAATTCTTCCTATTTTACTCATAAATTTAACACACATCTCTTTTATGTTAGATCTTAAATGACTAAATTATCCCCTCTTTTCTCTAACAGTCTTATATCCTTTTATCTTTATCtcttttttcaaatttcatcattTATCAATTCTTATGTTGATcgctaatatatattataaaaaattatgtaaAAGAATAACTACCAATTTATCAAGCACGTAAAAATCATGTGTCACGATCGCTAATATATACTCCGTCCGTCCCAATTATAGTgtccacattttttttttatttgttccaaatatatagtcatacaccatatttagtaatatttttttacacttttttactaatatacccctattaactatactttgaaaattgtgcaatcattttttaatacattaaatagagataaaataggaagtttatataaaatttacttttccaataaatttttcttaattcgtgtgaaaactaaaacaagacaacatatATGGGACGGATGAGAACATGCACTTTTTCATTCGAATTTTTATGAATACACACTCAttaatcaattccaaaaattgcatttgtttattaaataaaattactaTGCATGGcacaatttattattttactaatttataaaaaataatactaatcaAAACGAAGAAAGATTAGTCTTAACATTTCCTTTGATGCAAGTCCACGTACGTTTCTTatcatctttgtttttttttttattgctgCCTCCGTCAGAATTTATTATCAAACTCCACCGTAAAATGTTAATAAGGGTAAtatcaacaataatttattctaaaaaaaattgcatTAGTATTGTAAATaatatgaaataattaaatattaagtcaGTGAAAAATTGAAAGGGTACGTACTCTATATTGTATATTGTAGTAAATACGATATAtaggaaaaattgttttttttggtTCTGTAAATTTGTAActttgcaattttagtcatatatatatatatatataagagtgGACGGATGTAATTACGATATATTGTAGTAAATAcgatataattatatatacataGTACATGGAAACAGATATATTTAAAGCTACATAATCATATGATGACTCCCAAGTGAATCTGAATTATTGAAACGAACGCATTAAAAAGAAATACACAAATTTCAGtctaaaatcaataaaaaaaagtttataaaaataaacaaagtctaaacaaaagaaaagaaatcccATGGTACAATTAAGGACATATGAGTGCAATAATTTATTGAAATGGAACAAGCAAATTATCAGCATGGCTCTGCTCAGCCGGTGCCCCCGAGGGCGGCCTTGAGTTTCTTCACCTGTGCATCATCAAGAAACGTCACCTTCTCCAAAATATCAGACGGCAAAGAGTT
Proteins encoded:
- the LOC140884002 gene encoding auxin-binding protein ABP19a-like; its protein translation is MLRLIFLCFTVFTLTQIINALVQDFCIADLSGPETPSGYTCKPSANATVSDFVFTGLRKPGPKIALIKASVSPAFTAQFPGLNGQGVSLLRLDLDPAGVIPMHTHPGAAELVLVTKGIVVSGFISTANQVYVAKLQKGDSMVIPQGLLHFQINGGGNTAVAFASFSSEAPGLQITDFALFGNSLPSDILEKVTFLDDAQVKKLKAVLGGTG